The DNA segment CCATGCCACCATACGGAGGTTATGCACAATATTCCCACTAGCAACGATGAGTATACCTTGTTCTCTCAGTGGAGAAAGTTCCTTAGCGATTTCAAAATGTTTTTCAATCGAAAGTTTGTAATCCATACTCAATTGTACGATGGGTACATTTGCCCTTGGATACATATGTTTTAATACACTCCATGTCCCATGATCCAAACCCCAATCATAATCCAGTTGGACTGATTGTGATTTGACAAGGGATTGGATTTCCTTTGCCAAACTGGGATTCCCAGGAGCAGGGTATTGTACTTCAAATAAGGCCTTAGGAAATCCACCAAAGTCATGTATGGTGGGTGGATGTTCCATCGCTGTGACAAAGGTTCCATCTGTGAGCCAGTGTGCAGAAATCACAAGAATCGCCTTTGGTTCCGGAAAGGTTTTTGAAACATTGCGAAGGCCTTCGACAAATTCGTTTTCTTCAATGGCATTCATTGGACTACCATGTCCTAAAAATAAGGACGGAAAGATCTCACTCTTTTGTATTTTGTCTGTATCCATGAAAATCTCCCTCTCTTCCGATTCGAAAACGAATGATTTGCTAAAAAAACTGAATCTTAATATTAGTTTAATATTAAACTATTTATCGTCAATCTATTTTGTCTCCGAAAAGTCACTTTTTTAATCGGTAAAAAAATTCTGATTTTCGAATCCGGAAAAAAGTGATTCATTATTCGATCAAAGAACAGTACACTTTGTTCTCATATTTAAATCATCACAGAGGAAAGAACCAAATGGAACCTAAAGAACAGATTGAAACAATCCTAAGGGAATTATTTTCCAATCATAAGACAAATAGAATCCCTGAGTTTTTTGCTTCCCACTACATTTCGCACACTTCAAAAAAGGACTACAAAGGTTTAAAAATTGTGAGCCAATGGATCCAAAACTTAAATCGATTTTTGTCGGACTTAAAACTTGTAAAGTTAGAATTCATCCATGAAACGAATGATCTTGTTGTATGGAAACGTACGATCAAAGGGAAAATCAAACCTTCCAAAAACAAAAAACTTCCAGTAGGAAAATTAATCAAATGGGAAGAGATGATCGTTTCTAAATTCAAAGGAAATCAAATTGTCGAAGAATGGATTTCCAGTGAATTTCTCGGTGCTTTGCTTCCGTTAGGAAAAAAATAATAGAACATTAAGTTATTTTAAATTCCAACTGAAACTTACCACCTAATTTCGAATTATTAGTATCAATTAAAATCTAGGAGATCTATATGGCAGCACCGAAAAAGAAAAAACTACTCACCAAATCGCAACCGAATGTTTCTCCATCAAAAACAAACCCCATCACACCTTTTCTGATGTTCAACGCAAACTTAGAAGAAGTTACTAAATTTTATACAGCCATCTTCAAACAATCTAAAGTGATTTCTGTAAATCCAATGCAGGCAGAGTTCATTTTAAACGGACAAAAATTTTCAGCCTACAATGGTGGTCCTGAATTCAAATTTTCATGGGGTGTTTCCTTTATGATCCACGTAGAAACTCAAAAAGAAGTCGATCATTATTGGAATGAACTTTCAAAAGGTGGGAAAGAACTCATGTGTGGATGGGTCGAAGATAAATATGGAATGGTATGGCAAGTCACGCCAAACATTTTATTAGAATTGATTTCGCATAAAGATCCAAAGAAAAGAGAGAAAGCAACTCAGGCGATGTTAAAGATGCAAAAAATTGACATTGCGAAGTTAAAAGAATCAGTTAAATAAATGGTTTTAATTCACTATATAAGATTTAATTTTTATCTAGTGAATTAAATTTCGATCGGTGTATAGAGGGACATTTCAAAACTTGTTAGGTCAACTGTATATTGATTTTGAGTATAAAAGGGTCCCCCAAATCCAATCCTCCAAGTAACAGGACCCAAAGGTAATTCATAAAAGAAATAATAACTTTTTGCATAGTTCGTTCTTGAATTAACTCTCCCTTTACTTATGGTTGATAACGCATAAATTTCCAATGGATTCAGTCTGCCATTTGACGCTGCTGCAAACATTAAATAACTAATTGGTTCGATGGATCCAGAACTTCCACCAGTTAACAAGGAATAAGCACCTAATAATTCTAAATTGTTTCCAGTAGATAGGTTGGTTAATAAATAGGCTTTGTATGGATCTCCATCGATATTACCTGTTGTTAGCAGTGAATATCTTCCTAAGTTATCAATTTTATTTGCAAATGTTGCTCCAGAGTTAAAAACAACAGCGTTTGTAAATAATCCAATGCCATCATTAAAATCTGCAGTTCCTTGTAAGTTAACACTACCAACACCAAATCCAAAACCTATCCTAAAATTATCATTCCCACCTTTTCCCAAATAGAAGACTGGAAGTAACATCGAATAGGTTCCCTTAACCTCTGTTTGCAAATCTATATTTTCTTTTCCGTTTTGGTTTTCAGCTGTTGGAGTTACTGTGATGATTTGACGGGTGTTTAAAAAGGAAACGTTTCTGTTTAAAATAAAAAAGCCCCAATACTCTCCTAATTGCCAATCCTTCGTTTTTAAATCATAATTAAATTTTGTATTTCTTTCGGCACTATTGGATTCTTCAGCCATGATTGCCTTTCCCTTAGGACCGACAATATCAACAGAAGTACTTATGAATTGAACACCAGGATAAAAAGAAAAATACCTCGCACCTTTTGGATCATGAAAAACACTGATGATCTCTCTTCGCTTAGGTAAGGTTGGCGAAGTTTGAGGTTCTGACTGACTTACATTTTCCTTTTGGATTTCTTGGGAAGATACTGGAAATGAAGAAAAGAAAATGATCAAACAGATTCCGATCATTATCTTTTTAATCAATGTCGAATTATAATTATACAATTCCAAACCCTCGTGGTTAAACTGAGATTGTTTGTTTATCAGAAATTAGATTGTATTTTACCTTAATTTGATTGATTTTTTCTTCCATCGATTTCCACAAAGTTTCCTTCTCCGGATGGAAAGTACAAAGTACACCTTGTCTTACCAAATCAATGATCTCATCAATAGAGAAATCTAAAAATCGATACAACTTAAAAAATTCATACGTTAAATTGACATTAAAAATATCTGGATCGTCAGTGTTGATACAAAGCATCAAACCTTGGTCATAATAATAACGAACTGGGTGATTTTGTTCCTTTCGCACATACTTTCCAGTAAAAACATTTGATGTGACACAGATTTCGATTGGTATTTTGTTCTCTTTCATGTAGCGAACAAGTTCAGGATCTTGGATGGCAGATGTTCCATGTCCAATACGTTCCGCTTTACATAGATTCACTGCATCCCATATAGCCCACGGACCATCATCTTCCCCTGAGTGTGCAACACATCGTAAACCAGACTCACGTGCAATTTTAAACACATCTGCATAATCTTTTGCCGGACCCATTAGTTCAGCTCCACCGAGTCCAATTCCAATCACTTCTTTGTGTTTCAAACCTAACACACGTTTTAGATTGTTCATTGCATTTTCAGGGCCAAATGATCTAGAAACGTCAACAAGTAACCGAATGGAGATTCCATCTTTCACTTCGATTTGGCGAATTCGATTGACCATCACTTCTACCATTTCGTCAAAATCCAATCCGTTTTGAATGAACTTAGATGGTGCAAAAAAAGCTTCGCAATATACAATGTTATTAGAACGAAGGTAGTCAGCTAAACTATCAATGAAGTATCCTAAATCGGATGCCTCTTTGACAGATCCTTGCACAAAAAAGAAAACTTGGATGAAACCATTGAGGTCTTTGAAATTGTATTTATCTTCAAATTCTTGGTCTGTGACTTCGATTCCATTTTTTTTGTATAAGAACTTAAGAGTTTCCTTATTCACACAAGCTTCTAAATGCAAATGGACTTCCGTTTTTGGAATTTCGCGAATGAAGTTGATGACATCCTGCTCGTTTGGATGTGAAACAGAAAGGTCACCAGCAAGGAGAGATTTTCTTTCTTTTAAAAGTGTTGTTTGTTCTGAACCATCCATCCCTTCTTTTGGCAGAAGCCATAGTGGTGGGTGAAGGACAGGTAACTCCATGAGCGACACTCTCTCGTTTAAGAGTGTGTTAATTTGTTTATCAAAAGTAAGTTGGATGGTTGGCGAATACGGCCTGTCAGCTGGTAATCGACTTTTAAGGCGGTTTAATTCCGCAATATCACGGTCAATGACAGCAATGCGGCTAAGGATTTCAGAAAAAGGAACTTCCATGTTCCAGGAAAGAATGCCGAATTTGATGAGTGCCTACAAGTAGATTTTTAAACCTTGGGTGAAAATCCCTATTTAGGTTTGAAAAATCCCGTCGATAGGAAGTTTGGGAGCGGAAAAGACTGGAAATTTTTTCCGAATTATGTCGTATAAATGAATATGCTCACATCTCGCAAAACCTTCCTACCGTTTGCACTTCCTTCCATTTCAGAAGATGCAATTGAAGAAGTGGCTCAGGTACTCCGATCAGGATGGGTTACATCCGGACCAAAAGTGAAACAATTCGAGATGGAGTTTGGTGATTTTGTCGGTAGCAAAGAAACTATCGCCGTAAATTCTGCAACGGCAGGACTTCATCTAGCACTCGAGGCAATTGGTCTCTCATCAAACGATGCTGCCATCACAAGTTCTGTAACCTTTACTGCCACTGCTGAAGTCATCTGTTACTTTGGAGCCGAACCCATTCTTACTGATATCGATCCCATTCATAACATAATGTCTCCTGAAACCTTAGAAACGACAATCAGTTCTAAGTGCAAATGGAATGGGAAAGAACTAACGAGTAAAAAAACCGGGAAACGAATCAAAGCAATCTTACCTGTACACTTAGCTGGTTATACATGTGATATGGAAGCCATTCTAGACATAGCTAAAAAATACAATCTCTATGTGATTGAAGATGCTGCACATGCCTTCCCAGCGGTTCATAAAAACAAAATGATTGGAACCTGGGGTGATTTTACTGTTTTTAGTTTTTATGCTACTAAGGGAATTACCACTGGCGAAGGTGGAATGATCACCACACATCATAAAGAGTTTGCCGACCGAATTCGCAGGATGCGTTTGCATGGAATCAACCGTGATGCATTTAATCGACCTGGTTGGTACTATGAAGTCGTTGATGCTGGATATAAATATAATATGACTGATATTGCAGCAGCACTTGGTGTCGTACAACTTAAGGAATCACATGGATTCTGGGAACGAAGGACTGAAATTGCAAAACACTATAATGTTGAATTTTCTGGATTAAAGGGAGTCAAACTTCCTAAAGAAGATGAAAATGGAATTCATAGTTGGCATCTGTACCGGATCGAAGTTGATCCGAAAATGGCAAAAATTGGCCGAGATACTTTAGTTGAAGAATTGAAGGAAAGAAATATCGGAACTAGTTTACATTTTATTCCTATCTTTGAACATCCTTATTATAAAAAGACATTTGGATTCCAAAGAAAAGAATATCCTAACGCATGTCAGATGTATGATAAATCAGTTTCATTACCATTATTTGCTGGAATGACAAAAACAGATGAAAAAGACGTAATTGATGCTGTAAAAGAATTATTATCCTAGCACTAATTTTTGGTTGGATTGTCTTTCAAACTGGTCCGGAGTTCATAAAACTCTGGATCATAAAGTTTGATCAAATCAACTAAACCCAATATAAATTCTGAATCCGTTCCATCCGCCTTTCTTCGAATCCAAAATCCTACAAGTTCTTTCACAATTTGAGAATCCATTTTTTCATCACCAGAAAAGATAGAAAACTTTGCCGCTTCTTCAGGATCCTCGTTATCAGTATAAGCTGGATACAAAAAAAGGATAAAACGATCTAAATAATAAGGATCTAACCTAGATTCTTCAACTAACATTAAATAACGATCTGATTCTTTTCTGAAGAATTTAGGATTTGAATCTAATTTTTGATACACAATGAAAAAATCACGCGCTGTTTGTTTGAACCAAATCTCATAAATTGGCTTTGTTAATTGTAAAAACTTAGGTTGGGTTTTCGCAGGTAAAAACAAATTCCTAATTTTTTTAGGAAATTCTGGATTGTAATGTCCAAATTGGTACTGATCATTGAGTTCCAAATAATACTTGGAATGAGGACCGTTTAAAAAAATTTGAATTCCTAAATATTCGGAAAGTTTTTTTAAACTGATTACTGTTTGTAGTTTGCAGAAAATTTTATGATAGGATAACTCTTTTTCACAATACAATCCAATCTTAGGAAATTGGATCCATGTTGTTTCAATCAGATCTTTGAATTTTTTCTCTTGAGAAGAGTCTACCTCCTTTACTAATAAAGGGATAGACGTTTTTAAAACCGAACATGAGAAAAAGAAAACTAAGACAAGTTTACTTAATTTTATAAGTAATTTCTGCAGGTAAATTCTCCCATTCCGAATTTGAATCTTTACGAAAGTACACTGGCGAGATTGAATTTTTCAGATTCAAACTTTGGTATAAGATTAAATCCGTTTCTTTTTTTTCAAAATATCGTTTATCTGTATTACTGCCCAATCCTAAATCAGCAATTGGAATCCATCCATAACCCAACAAAAACACTGACAATGAATCTTGAATGGATTTTGGTTTTCCTTTATCGAATCGAATCATACGAAATGACTGAACAGGAATACCATTTTCTTTCATTTTCTCTTTGAAATCATTTATACTAACACTTATTTGCCGAGTTTGGTAAATTAAATCTAAATAATCTCTTGGAAGCATTTTAATGTCTTCCTGCGGTTTTTCGTAAAATGGCGTAACATCACCTGGATATATAGCTTCTTTATCTAAATAATCATCTGTTACATAGTATTTAATAAATTGGTTTTTAGAAGAAAATTTATATTTTACGATCTGCTCACCTGGTAAATCTTCAATGGACAATTTTTTTAAATGAACTCTGTTTCTTTGAATGAAAGACGGTGCATACGATGGATCGGTGAACTTTACTCCCCTGATCCGTTGTTGTTCATTAGAAGGAGGGTGTAAAACTGCGATTTGGGCTTTCGATAACGATACTGAATCGAGTTTAAATTTTAATGTTACTTCTAAGTTAAATTCTTCTTCTCCCGAAGCAATGAAACGTTCTGTTTCAATGAAGGGAATATTCTTGATTTCTTTATTCTCACGATCCACAACCCAGAGTTTTGATCCACTGAGTAAAACACCTCTCACAGAACGTAAATTGGTTTTAATAGAACCAGTAATTTTTCCAGTTTTAGTATCATATCGATAAATACTGTTATCTGCTGAATCAGAGATCCATAACGAATCCCTACCATAACAAATATCTCTTGGTCGTGTGCGATCCGTAAAAAATCCACCTATTAATAGAGAAGTGGACTGGTCATAAATCTGCACCTTACCTGAATCTAAATCCAAAATATAATAATAATTTCCTACACTTGCAATTCCTGCTACATTTGCTAACGGAATCGAAATTTTATCCGTAATCCCACCTGAATTTGGATCTAATTTTAAAATCTGTTTTGGAGCTACGACTAATATTTTTCCTTCTCTAGAATCAAAACTGATTCCTCTTAAATTCGCCAAACCAAGATTATATATCTCTTGTTCACCTATTTCATTAATTTTAATGATTGCACGTCGATTCGTATCTATATACCAAAAATTAACTCCATCCCATGCTAAACCATATGCCTTATCAGAAAGTTTGTATTCTTTGCTTTCTTGTGAGAATAATGGTAATGTAAAAATGAATAATAAAATCCAAATACGTTTCAATCGCTTATACCTACTGTCTTAACTATCAGACGAAATAGATCATCGAGTAAAGTAGGATTATCATATTCAGAACCGATTATGATTGGTTTTGGGACGAAAATAATTAGGAAAGATACTAGTATCAAAATACCAAACAGGAATCGAGTTTTACCAATTCCATACATTGCATCTTTGATGAATGGATGTTCAACCTTTAACACATAATAGATCAAAAATCCCCAAACTAACCAGGTGAAATGAACCAAAGCAAATATCAAAAATAATCCAAATAGTATATGAATCCACTTTCGATATGATTCACCAAACATTGAATAAATGACATGTCCACCATCCAACTGTCCAAAGGGAAGCAAATTAATCGCAGTAACTAGGAGTCCTACCCATCCAGCTTTTGCCAAAGGATGAGCTTGGATATCCATAGTTGTAAAATCAATTGGTCCAAGGATCCATTGTGTTGAAAAATATGTAAATGCACTGTCACCAAAGAACAAAAAGCCTGACCTGTCAATATTGGAAGGTATCTCTACAACCTTTGATAAAGAAATACCAATGGTCCAAGCAACTAGAGAAAGAACCAAACTCACCGCTGGCCCTCCCACTCCAATATCAAACAAAACTTTTTTATTTGGGATTTGGTCATTGATTTTGATCACGGCACCCATTGTTCCAATCGGACCAAATGGTAACGGGATAAAATAAGGTAAACTAGCTCTAACGCCATAGTACCTTGCTGGTAAATAATGGCCCATTTCATGAGCTAATAGTATGAACAATAAAGACACTGAATAGGGCCAATTCTCAAAAAAATAGAGTTTATAATTCTCTAATGTTTGTGGAATCTCAGGATTCAAAAAAATATCAGAATAAGTTAAAGTGAGAAATGTAAGAAAAAATAATAGAATGTGAGTTGTTTTATTGGATTCCAAAGTCGAATCACCTAAAAATAAATTTATGAATCATTCAATCGAAAATTCTCAAAGAATCAATTAGATTCCGACAAAAAATGGACAAACAGAATTAGAAAGATGAAGGAAGTATCAGAAAAATATTGTTCCACTTTCTTTTAGGAAACTTAGAACTGTCTAAGGATTAGTCTTTCTCCAACAAATCGATGTTTGAAAATATAAGAATCATAAAAAAATTTGACCCTGCGGCAAAATCGTATCTGGAAATTGTTCTTTGTTACCCGGGTTTGCATGCACTTTGGTTACATAAACTAGCGCATCTTCTATATCGTCTGAGACTTCCTATCATTCCTAGACTCTTCAATTATTTTAGTCGTTTTCTCACTGGAATTGACATCCATCCAGGCGCAAAAATTGCACCCGGAGTTTTCATTGACCATGGAGCAGGTGTTGTCATTGGAGAAACAGCCATCATCGGATCTGGATCCTTGATTTTCCAAGGAGTGACTTTGGGAGGGACTGGTAAGGAAACAGGCAAACGGCATCCAACGATTGGGAAAAATGTAGTGATTGGGGCTGGTGCAAAAATTCTCGGAAACATCACCGTAGAAGACCATGTTCGTGTTGGTGCTGGTTCTGTTGTGATGCGTAATGTTCCTGCTGGATGTACTGTAGTTGGTATCCCAGGTAAAGTTGTAAAAGCTGGAGATGGCACTTCGGACAGTATGGAACAAATGTTAGAACACAATCAAATGCCTGATCCTATTGCAAAAGTTTTTTCTGTACTACTGGAGAAAGTGGAAACCCAACAACAATTGATAAACAAACTTTACGAGAAACAACAATTGTTAGAGAAATCCAACTCTAATCCCCCTGAAGATGATTTGTTTTTGCAAGAATTCATTCATGGAGATGGAATCTAGAATTCTTTTAACAATTCTGATTTTTTCTTTTGGTATTCTTCATCCGTTATCAATTTATTTTTCCTCATCTCTTCTAAAGTTTTCAATTTATCCGGAACGGATTTCCAATTTTCTTTAAGAATTGGAGTTACATCATCTTCTTTAGGATAACGATAAATAGGCGGATTTGGCATAATTTCCGAATTTTTATAAACGATCACATTTCCATAAATTTGATTTTTCAGTTGAGTTTGGTCCCGGTATAAACTTACGGATTCTTTATTTTTGAGCCATAATTCAGGTTTATAAATTGGTTTGATTGGTCTTGGTTGGAAAATCACCCAATCTTCAAAAGCATATTGAGTTGGGAAGGTGATATTGGTATTGATCTCTTGTAATAAAATCACAATTCCATTTTCTGTACCCATAATGTAAAAACTGGTTTTTAAAATTTTTACATTGGGAGACAATAGATCATCAATTTTGAAAATACATAAGTAGACTTTATTTTGGTCTTGCTCATTTATTTTTTGTACAAATCGTTCAATTTCTGATAAATAAGATTCAGGAACTAAGTGGTCCCAGTCTTCGTAAGCCAATACCCCTCTTTTGTATTGGATCGATGACAAAATTTTAGGTAGGTCTCTTAAATGGGCACTGCTTAGTTTTAATTGGCTCAATTGTGTTGGAAATAGTTGCCTCCAGTCCTCTTCCTCAACTTCAAAAAAGGCAATGGATGCTGTGGAATCAATCAATTTGATTTTTTGTTGGAATTGGGAGCAGGTAATGTTTAATAATAGTAAAAACAAAACAAAAGTTAATTTTGAACTTGCCGTTAATAGATTTATGAACGAAATTTTGAAAGTGCAAAAAAAATTGATCCTTCTATTTTTGCTCTTGTTCTTTCTTCCAATCAAAGCAGATTCCATTCCACAATTTCAAATGAAGGATCAATATGGGCAATCGTATTCTGATTCTTCAGTCAAAGGAAAACCCGTTGTTTTGATGGGATGTTTTTTACGTGATGTGGAAGTATGCAGAAAACAGGGCCGCAAACTCTACTGGAAAATGCAAAATTTATTATGGAAAGACAGTAACAAAGTCAATTTTTTGCTTTATTTGGACCTAAAGGAGTCAAACAAAATTGTTGAAGACTACATTGAAGAGTCTAAACACAAACAATATGAAAATATTTTGTTAGATAGGAAAGGACAACTTACAAATGGTTTGTCAAAGGGAGAGGTATACATTCGAATCTATAACAAATCAGGAAAACTCATCTCTTTCTCATACCAATCCCAAATTGAGGAAACACTGATTCAGGAAGTTTATGAAATTCTTAAAAAAGAAATTTAGTATCCAAACATTTTTCACATTTGTTTTCATTTGTATAAGTTCTCAAAATTGCCTTCATAAAAACCTCGACCAATACCAATTTTGGACTGGTTATGATCATTTACAAAAATCGATAAAATCCACTGCTAAAAATGAAATTCTTTTTGCAGCATTGGCGGGATCTTTATCAGACGATAATGAATCCCAACTATTAAAGAATTCCGATGGATTTCCTATGGTTACTCTTACGGGAAAAAAAGACCAAAATCAAAATTGGAATCTTAGATGGTATGAATTTGATTCTAAAAATTATGATTATTATGCCAATGTAACGTTCACACCAAAATCTTGGGCTGAAAAGGAAATATATGCTGTTGATCGAAAAATCATTCATAAACTGAATGGATACCAACCAAGAGACTTTTTCAAATGGCTGAATGAATTTGCTTTATTAGTGAGTGATCATAATGCATATCAGGAATTAAAATCAAATTCCAAAAATCTACAATTCCTCTGTAATGTTATGTATTGTCATACCACGGAGACTGCCGAGTGGCAAACTTTAGAATTTACATTGAATGAAACCACAAAATCTAAATTTCCAGGATTTTACCAACGAACAGGCAGCAGGTTAGAAAAAACAAAATTTAGTATCATGATTTGGGATAAAGGAAATCCATCCCATCGACTCAAAATAACAAACCAAGGAAAAACTTTAATTTTCCATTTTCCAGTGAACCCACCTAAAGATTATTTTCTTTCACCTCAAGAAATTCACTTTTCAGGTGATATTGAAATTCGTTCCTTTGGGATCACATTAAAAATTGATAATTTAGAATACAGACTCAAAACTATTTTTGAAAAGAATGCAGATACTCTACATGGAAATTTTTTAAAAATTGGAAAAAAAGAAATTAATGGTAACTTTTTTTACGTAATCCCACAAGGATTCGTTAATTTTTTTATCCCTGGAAACATGGATGAATACTTTGATGAATTCTTTACCTTACTCATACAAGGTACTCAAGGCAAAGGTGGATCACAACTACATGCCAAGTTTGAAAAAACGAAACAAGGTCAAATAAACACGATTACCACTTACAATGAAATTAAACGTAAGAAGTTTTCTTTGTTTGGAAATGATGATTCACAAAAAGCAAGTAATGACTTTGATTTTTTTACATCATGGGAAGAAGCAATGTTAGGTGATCTAAAATAAACAAAATTGAATTTTGACATGCAAGTTTCGTTTATGAATATCATTTACCATTTATAAAATTACGGAGTAATTCTTTTCCTTCTTCAGACCCAAAAGATTCGGGATGGAATTGAACTCCTTCTATTTTAAAAGTTTTGTGGCGTAATCCCATAATCTCACCCTTACCTTCGCCTGAAGAAACGCGAGCAGTCACTTCCAAATCATTTGGTAAAGAAGATTCTTTTGCCACTAGCGAGTGATAACGCATAATCTCAATATTTTGGGTAAGGCCAGAAAATACACCTTTACCATTATGTTCAATCGGTGATAATTTTCCATGCATTGCAACATTTGCACGTACCACTTCGCCACCAAACACTGTTGCCATGCCCTGCATACCCAAACAAATTCCTAGGATAGGAGTTGTTTTTCCTAACTCTTTTAAGAGTTCAGCACTCACTCCAAAATAGGCTGGGTCTGCTGGATGGCCTGGACCAGGAGATATGATAATCTTATCATAGTTTGCTTGTTTGATTTCAGAAAATGATTTTTCATCATTGCGAATCACATCCAATCGAAATGGAGTATCTCTTTCTTCTAAAATTTCGCCAATGATTTGGTATAAATTATAAGTAAAGGAATCGTAATTGTCTAAGATAAGAACTTTCATTTTGTTTCCCTACCCTTTTCCTTTTGCTTCTGTAACTATTGGATCTTTGTGTAAATCTAAGGCCTTACGAACGGATGCCATTTTATTAATGATCTCTTGGTATTCATCTTCCGGTTTGGAATCATACACAATACCACCTGAAGCTCTCACAAATCCTTTTCCATCATTTACAAAAAAACTTCTAATTGGAATGGCAAATGTACAATCACCATTGAACCCAAAACTTCCCACTGCTCCACCATAAGGTCCGCGAGGTGATTTTTCAATTCGTTCAATGATTTTCATGGATTCTATTTTGGGTGCACCTGATAAAGTCCCAGCTGGAAACGATGATGCAAGACCAGAGAACATATCTTCCTTAGAAGATAAAATACCGACTACTTCACTGGATATATGTTGTACATGTG comes from the Leptospira ellinghausenii genome and includes:
- a CDS encoding anthranilate synthase component II codes for the protein MKVLILDNYDSFTYNLYQIIGEILEERDTPFRLDVIRNDEKSFSEIKQANYDKIIISPGPGHPADPAYFGVSAELLKELGKTTPILGICLGMQGMATVFGGEVVRANVAMHGKLSPIEHNGKGVFSGLTQNIEIMRYHSLVAKESSLPNDLEVTARVSSGEGKGEIMGLRHKTFKIEGVQFHPESFGSEEGKELLRNFINGK
- a CDS encoding LIC10025 family lipoprotein, which produces MKFLKKKFSIQTFFTFVFICISSQNCLHKNLDQYQFWTGYDHLQKSIKSTAKNEILFAALAGSLSDDNESQLLKNSDGFPMVTLTGKKDQNQNWNLRWYEFDSKNYDYYANVTFTPKSWAEKEIYAVDRKIIHKLNGYQPRDFFKWLNEFALLVSDHNAYQELKSNSKNLQFLCNVMYCHTTETAEWQTLEFTLNETTKSKFPGFYQRTGSRLEKTKFSIMIWDKGNPSHRLKITNQGKTLIFHFPVNPPKDYFLSPQEIHFSGDIEIRSFGITLKIDNLEYRLKTIFEKNADTLHGNFLKIGKKEINGNFFYVIPQGFVNFFIPGNMDEYFDEFFTLLIQGTQGKGGSQLHAKFEKTKQGQINTITTYNEIKRKKFSLFGNDDSQKASNDFDFFTSWEEAMLGDLK